TAAGAGTGAGGTGGATGTGGTGGAGGGAGGGGAGCATAATGTTGGGTCGGGAGGGGGAGGAGGTGGTTGTGTGGGTAGTTGGGTTGTGGCTAGCTATAGGGTGGGGAACGGGTTGTGTTAAGAGGATGAGGTTGGGTTGGGAGGGGGGGAGAGGGATGAGATGGGATCAAGTGGTTGGGAAGGGATTGTAAGATTGGATCGAAATGTCTCTCTTAATTTGATAGAAATTGGGGATTGAGTGTGAATTGCTTGGAATTGAAACtatatgaacaaaattaatcaaattaaaagtACATGAATCTTAACGATAAAAGTGGTAATCTACAAGGACAAAAAtgactttttgtcttttttaaaaacctcaTACGACAACGTTTTAATTGTAAATAGTTCGACttccaaaaaaatcaacataTTATCTATTTTCTAAGTTTATGATGCATGAGTTTTATCTATTATATCAATACTATAATAATGATAACCAATTCAACTATATCATAAGTTTTAAAATCCTTATTTGTGGAGTTACCTATTGGATGGTTCAAGATCCAAATTGTTATATCTAAGATTAGCTCCTACTAACTTGACAATTAAAGACTACTTAGAATAAATTGCATAgatctttctctctttcataAATTATATTCACACAAGTCAAAGGTAGGTATCTCATTTTTTGGCCATAAAATCTTACCTCTTGTATCTTTCATccactttcttatttttctaaaactcaTTGACTCAATTTGGAAAACACTGCCTTTTAAAGTTTGTTTTATCTTTTGTAGCATAACTCATTGTAAGACATTAAAACATGTTATCTCCTAGGAATCAAATCATCAAAGAGATAAGATCAATTAGTTCGGATAAGATCATAATTGCACTTAGGGTTTCCAATTCCTCAAGTCAtcttgggtttttatcctctGAGTTCACCTATAAATAGGAAGGGGCAACGAATACAAGTAGACCGTTTTGTAAACCCTAAACAAACATGGATCTTATGCCCACTAGGGTTTCGTCTCTTTTTCCCCAGCTACTAGTGCAAGTGTCGCTTCCCTTTAAGCTTTTCTGTGTTTGCCACTTGCTTTTAAATTCCTCACACTTGCCATGTGAAATCAAAAGGAGACAAGAGAGCTGACACAGTTTGGTATTTCAAGAAGCAAACCCAAATTCTGCCcactatttttcatttcttaaatAGTTTTTTTCTGGTCCatgtttttgtcattttctacATTTATAAACATATGCTTTTTCTTGCTCACTTCTAACGTATTCTGTCATTTTTGCAAGCCACATCTTTTAGGACCCCACCTCCACTTGCAACTTTCTGCTAGTGTGTCTTATTCTTTGGTAATATTATTTTCCATCAATATAGTTTTGTaggtgtttttcttttttcttttttccccatTTCCCCCCTCACCagacctctttttttttttttggttgtgtggTAATATATGAAGCATTGCTCGTGTATAAAACATGTTTGTTGGTAGATGTAACTTAGTTTAGTTGGTTATAACGGATATACTATTTACTCAATATCGGAGTTCGAATTCCCCTCCTTACATGGTTTATATCTATTTATAACATTGTAATAAAATTGAACTCTTTTTCATTTCCAAATGTTTTGGGGTGTTGAACCTGCTGCATGTTTATGGGTTGGGTTTGATTGAtatacaagaaaaagaaacagggTTTGGTAAGCCATCACGTGTTGTGTGCATGTATCTCTAGAAGAACACATGACTCTCCACAGTTGCACATAATACAATGAATCAGTTATGAGTTTCTCCAATTTCTTGAACACGAAGGCAATGGCGCATCTCTCTTGGAAGCATTTGACTTTATAATAATTTGGCTCTAATAGTATGAGGGGTGCTAAAAATACTGCTTTCTTTCTGAGGTCTTTGTTACAGCACGTGGACTCGGTCactcaaatattaaaaagtgattatacaaatgaaaataaaaagctaTCAAGAATATAATGGCGATTTTAGCTATATTTAAGGAAGGTGTGTAGATCAGcagtctcaagttcgaacctCCATGTAATTTAGTGCGTGTGAGAAATCTTCTTCcctttgtagtttagactatcgttgatattaataaaaaaattcaatttcaatataCATGTaatctatttatatatatattcacatGTTAAGTCTAGCAGCAATGTTGGCATACATGCATAGTTCTAGCATATTTATGTAATTGCCCTTTCGAAATTTCATGATCAATAGACTGTAGAATAGAAAGAAAAGTCCATTTTTTAagtctttgaaaaaaaaaaaaaaaaagacgatAAAGTCATGATTAACAAGATAGTTACCTACCCATCAACTTCCAAGTCTACAATTCTATTCGTGTTATCAATTCATCCTCAACAATCAGCCTAACGTTTTCTTCCATTCAATAAAATGGAAGCAATTAAATAAGTGATGACATTCATAAGACTTTATTTTTAGATCCGTAAGTGAGCGAAATCGttactttttaattcataATTTACTAcgactctctttctttttaataatttaacactttttttccattttcagtGTCAATTGCAAAGCTCTCATCATTGCCCCCCAAAAAGAGAGAGGCTTTCTTTAGTCTCAAGGTAAGAAATTGAAGGCAGTTGGTGAAGGAGATTctgttgtaacttgtaaggcTTGTCCAATCATATATTTCAATTCATGCATATAAATTTCCTCCAATAATGGGCATGCAATGCAACCACGACatggaaaaaaacaaatataggtTGTATGGGGCAATACATATATGGCGCAACACGATTGGGGcaatcaaaaaatttcaagggACAAATTATTTTGCTTTGAGTTTTCTTCTTGCCATTGTCTAAACAATTGATCTGTAGTGAATTTATTGGATCATTCGTAAAGTGGCTAAACCCTTGCATTGCATGCATAAATCAGGTGACATCACTCTTatgggtatatatatatataaagtttcaTTTGAAGAACTCATTGTCGGCTTACTGTATATTGTATTTCAATTATCCGAAACGTACGAGTTATGAATTATCTTTATGGCTGAAAAGACAATTACATTTTGTTTAGTTCGTTATATCCAAGTTGCGTTTGGATAAACCTATTGATAATATCGAACTTACTTTTGGGTGGTTACTAGACAAAAGAGGTAGAGAGCCAATAGGGGTACGAAGAAAAATGAACAAGGACGTAATAttgtagaaaaaagaaagcaaaagataAGATTTATGAAgctaatcttcttcttcttttgtgtgtgttagGAAATTGATGAAGctaatcttaattaattaataaataaatacagcAAAATTTCTCGAGTCAGGACCACTACTTCAAGTGAACCTAACTCCAATAGAGTTTTCATTATGAATACAAAACTCCAAACTAGTATACATCAAGGGGGGCATGCATGTGAGGCCTAACGTGTCATCTTAGGTTTGGGTCTCATGCAAAGTTTCAGTCAATTATTATATGCAAACCCTACCACACACACCACAAGTagaaaaaccctaatttctggattgctttatttatttttccttaaaaaaactGGTTTTCACTTTCAGGTACAACTTCAAGCTTTGCTTTCAGAGGAGTTACTTTGATTGGATATTTCGGAGAGGGTAGGTTCTTGTTACTTTTGGGTGTTGTTGGCTAGTTGCTGCTGTGGGGTGTGGATAAGGTTCTGAGCTTCAATGCATGCCATCAAAAGTAAGAGAATATGCATCTAGAATCTACATCAAACCAAAAGCATCTGGCAATctactctttgtttttatcgACGTTTCCATCCgcttcatctttttctttttctttctttgaccTCTTTTCAGAGATTTAAGTTTCGGATATTATGTTTTAGGCTACGATTTGCATAATAGACTAATCCTTGGCCGGGTGTGGGCATGGACCCCGAGGGCGACGGTTTAGGGCCCTATACCAAAGGGGCCtatgttatatataattattgaagTTCATGTTGAAAGTGATTTTGGGAGAGTTCAAAATTAATGGCCCGAATCAAAATCACTTCAAATCTTGAACAAATATGCAATTAATCAGTTTgatggtttgtttttttttttttggttgaactATATGACAGTTtgcatttgttattttatttcaattcacCAACTATATTTATCCTCAAAGTAAAATACATGTGTagaatctttttttctttttggttaaaCTATGATTACATACAAAGGTAAATTATGGgcctcattttaatttttggtcaTGGGCCACTCAAAAGTCAAGGTCGGCATTGTAGTACGGTCACGTGGTATATCTTATATACGTGTTCTTGACAGTCCCAATATAATGTTTGTCACAAACATGAGACGATTACAACGAGATTAgataaaattgaaagagatatcaaatttgaatcatATCGCTccaatttatattaaaaagtaGACATTGATAAAGTGATCGAGTGACTTGATGAGGAAGAACGAGGCGAGAAAGTTTTCTCATTACCCGAAAGTAGATAATGAACTTTCCCAAAtcttttcgaccaaaaaaaaaaaagaaaagaactttcCCAAATCTAGCCCAACTCTACAGATCTTCTGTGTCTGGTAATCAAAGCCCAAATATGGcccaagaaaagtaaaaatatatGGTCATAAGGTAAAGCAGCAGTGTGCCACTTACACACCCAATCTTTTTGAAAGGCCCAATCCTACAAAAACTATTCTTCACcaaaaatagaatttataaaggagagagagtttcTAGGCTTAAGCGAGACATGGAAAGCAAAGTGGCGGGCCCCTTCcagataaaagaaaaggagtcGAATAATTCAGTGGCATCTCGTAATTGAAAGGAAAAGTAAAGCGTGGAGATGAAGCTAAAAAGCCAGCATAAATGATGAatggatgaaaatgaaattacaTGTTGAAATTTCTtctgtgtttttgtttgtcttcgaACACCGCAACATGAAGTGCATATCTTGCGAGGGCAAATACGACGGAGATGCCGGCGCCTGCAGGCAGTGCTACGAGGACCTCAAGGCTAAGGTCGCTTTTCTCGCGATGTCCAATCGGTATCCCTTAACCTTCTGCACCGACGTCGTTCTGTTAGCCTCGGACAACGGCCATCCCGAGGGCCCTGCAGGAGGTATGGCCCATGAGGCCGTTTTGGTCAGTGCCCATTTCGCCAACTTGCTACTTTACTTCCGCAGTGATTTTTGTTCAAACATTTTCGCCAACTTGCTACTATACATTCTCATTTTGCGATTCAAAGTATCTATCGTTTAGGCATTTCTTGAAGTATCATCAATACAaaaattcatttgaatttgaaaccaTTTAACCACCCAAATTAATggttataaaaatattttgtgcTTTGGACGAGTTATTTATAGATATACATTAAATTGTGATATgtgtcaaattttgatttgtaaTAAACGGTTAGTGAATTATGtgatttatctatatatataaagcaaaaggcagaaaatggtgaaacattcaaaataccagaaaatgccctttgttaattcaaacattaagaattgaaattattaattaaatgaggataatatggtaaattcacattttttaatattaaaaaaattaaaattaaaattaaaaacaaaataagataataggtcctacttttatagaacataactaccctgttatcttttattaattctaaaaataaaataaaaaagaaaaagaaaaccaattggcacatgcgtgagcatgtgtcaaggggctagttaTCTTTTAAATAAGAAGTATATATGGTACCATTTAGCCAAAAGATATATTGATTAAACCAAAAGACATTTGATTAACCAAAACTCTTTGCCGTAGAAATTGAATCTTCAACACATTAGGCAAACTTTTGTTTGATTATATGGACGGAGTTGTGATGCTATATGGCCTATCAGCATCATAATTGCTTTAATGTTTGCTCCTAATTATTGTTGATCATATGCAGACAGCTTTTCTCACATGTTCCTgggaaaatattattattctacCTGGTTTTTGTCCAATGTACACTTTTGAATTCCTTTTGAACCATATCTATTTTCGCTGCACTCGATTAGGCAAGTCGTTCTCCGGTGTTCAAAGCCCTCCTTCATAACGAGACAAAAGAAATCCATATCAACGAATTGTGGCCCCAAGAACTTGGTGCCTTTATCAACTACCTCTACACGGCCGAGATATGCCTTGACCAGGATTTGGCCCGTAAACTCCTTGTAGTGGCTGAAAAGTACCAGGTGCATCATCTCAAAGACTTGTGCCAGAAGTTCTTGGTGTCCAACCTCAACCGGGACAATTCACTTGCGACCTACACCTTCGGCCACCATCATAATGACAAGCAGATCATCGACGCAGCCTTGATGTTGATCACAAACAACATCGAAAAGCTTGCTTCAAGCGATGAGTATGCGGAGCTAAAGAGAAGTCATCCGCAACTTGTAATCGAAATATATGAACATATTGTTGCATCCTCTACTGCTCCTTCGGTGAGAAGTTCTCTTCCCTCATTTCAATTCAACAACTAAGAAAATACATGTGtaaaatcttttttgtttcttgttaaACTATGATTACATACAAAGTCAAATTAAAGgcctcattttaatttttggtcaTCGGCCGCTCAAAAATCAGGGTCAGCATTGTAGTATGGTCACGTGGTACATCTTATATACGTGTTCTTGACAATCCTAATCTAATATTTGTCGTAAACATGAGATGATTACAACGAGATTAGATAATAttgaaaaaccctaatttctggattgcttttttttttttccccttagaAAAACTGGTTTTCACTTTCAGGTACAAGCTTTGCTTTTAGAGGAGTTACTTTGATTGGATATTTCGAAGAGGGTAGGTTCTTGTTACTTTTGGGTGTTGTTGGCTAGTTGCTGCTGCCTGGGGGTTGTGGATAAGGTTCTGAGCTTCAATGCATGCCATCAAAAGTAAAAGAATATGCATCTAGAATCTACATCAAACCAAAAGCATCTGGCAAActactctttgtttttatggaCGTTTCCATCCGCTTCATccttagtattttttttttctttttctttcttcgaCCTCTTTTGAGAGATTTAAGCGTCGGATATTATGTTTTAGGCCACGGTTTGCATAATAGACTAATCCTTGGCCGGGTCTGGGCATGGACCCGAGGGCGACGGCTCCCTAGACCAAAGGGGCCCAACGAAATTTATATTCGCATatgttatctatatatataaagcaaaaggcagagaatggtgaaacattcaaaataccagaaaatgccctttgttaattcaaacattaagaattgaaattattaattaaatgaggataatatagtaaattcacattttttaatattaaaaaaattaaaattaaaaacaaaataagataataggtcctactttgaTGGAACATAATTaccatgttatcttttattaattctaaaaataaaataaaaaagaaaaagaaaaccaattggcacatgcgtgagcatgtgtcaaggggtTAGTATATAATTATTGCAGTTCATATTGAAAGTGATTTTGGGAGAGTTCAAAATTAATGGCCCAAATCAAAATCACTTCAAATCTTGAACAAATATGTAATTAACCAGtttgatgggttttttttttttttttgggggttgaACTATATGATAATttgcttttgttattttatttcaattcaaCAACTATATTtatcccaaaaagaaaatacatgtgtagaatctttttttttttcttttcctttcttgttaAACTATGATTACGTACAAAGGCAAATTAAGGGCCTCATTTTAAGTTTTGGTCATGGGCCACTCAAAAGTCAGGATAGGCATTGTAGTACGGCCACGTGATATATCTTATATACGTGTTCTTGACAGTCCCAATCTAATTAATGTTTATTGTAAACATGAGACTACAACGAGATTAGATAAGATTGAAAGATATATCAAGTTTAAATCACATCGCtctaatttatattaaaaagtaGACATTAATAAAGTGATCGAGTGACTTGATGAGGAAGCACGATGCGAGAAAGTTTTCTCATTACCCGAAAGTAGATAATGAACTTTCCCAAATCTAGCCCAACTTtacagatcttttgtgtctgGTAAACAAAGCCCAAATATGAcccaagaaaagtaaaaatatatGGTCATAAGGTAAAGCAGCAGTCTGCTACTCACACACCCAATCTTTTTGTATGAGATACCAAGCCCAATTATATGAAGGGCCCAATCCTACAAGATCTATTCTTCACCAAAAATAGAATATATGAAGGAGGGGTAAGTTTCCTTGGGTACTTTCTAGGCTTAAGCGAGACATGGAAAGCAAAGTGGCGGCCCCCTTCCAGATAAAGGAAAAGGAGTCGAATAATTCAGTGGCAGCTCGTAATTGAAAGGAAAAGTAAAGCGTGGAGATGAAGCTAATAAGGCAGCATAAATTATGAatggatgaaaatgaaattacaTGTTGTTGAAATTTCTtctgtgtttttgtttgtcttcgaACACCGCAACATGAAGTGCACATCTTGCGAGGGCAAATACGACGGAGATGCCGGCGCCTGCAGGCAGTGCTACGAGGACATCAAGGCTAAGGTCGCTTTTCTCACGATTTCCTATGAGTATCCCTTAACCTCCTTCCCTGACGTCGTTCTGTATGGCTCGGACGACGGCCATCCCGACGGCCCTGTAAAAGTTATGGCCCATACGGTCGTTTTGGTCAGTGCCCATTTCGCCAACTTGCTACTTTACTTGAGCAGTGATTTTTGTTCAAGCATTTTGGTGGCTTTACTTTATTTTACTATTCCTGGAAAATAGGTTGACATGTCCAAACTTTACCTTTTGTGTGATGAGCCTCATAATTGCTTTAATGTTTGCTCCTAATTCTTGTTGATCATATGCAGAAAGCTTTTCACTTGTTCCTgggaaaatattattattctacCTGGTTTTTGTCCAATGTACACTTTAGAATTCCTTTTGAACCATATCTATTTTCGCTGTAATCGATTAGGCAAGCCGTTCTCCGGTGTTCAGAGCCATCCTTGAGAATGAGACAAAAGAAATCCATATCTACGAATTGTGGCCACCCCAAgaattttttgcttttgtcaaCTACCTCTACACGGCCGAGATATGCCTTGACCAGCAATCGGCCCGTACACTCCTTGTACTGGCTGAAAAGTACCAGGTGCATCATCTCAGAGACTTGTGCCAGAAGTTCTTGGTGTCCAACCTCAACTGTTACAATTCACTTGCGACCTACACCCTCGGCCACCATCATAACGACAAGCAGATCATCGACGCAGCCTTGACGTTCATCACAAACAACATCGAAAAGCTTGCTTCAAGCGATGAGTACGCGGAGCTAAAGAAAAGTCATCCGCAACTTGTAATCGAAATCTATGAACGTCATTTTGCATCCTTATGAAATTTGTTGTtccaatttaaatatatatatatatttggagcTGATATTTTACTGCATCTCGACCACATATGATGTGGTGGAATTATTATAGACATTTTATAAGAgaatttgtttgtgggaattttttatatattttttgtattttcagagggttatattattattatattaataattgGTACAAATTAATACAAcatagaagagagagaaagcatATATAAACGAGTTCCGTTAAGCGAGACGTGGCCGCACACCGCTTGAGCGGGTGAACGAAATGTGTAAGCTCCTGGGGTTGGGTGGTTCATGCAACCGCACATCTGTCCCCATGAGACACTCTGCTTCAACCGTCTTGAGTTGGGACAAAAGGTGTttatgaggaggaggaggagtggCGCAAAAGAATGTATAGCATTAATTGACAAAAACAACCCTGATTACCATACATATTTACACATATaaatgtttttccttttcttttttagtttgacacattttattttgttttagaaatataccaaaataagaagaaatatGATATGCGAATGTGATGTTCTAAGGACTATTGGTAAAATAGCATAAGATGTACAATGGAGAT
Above is a window of Prunus persica cultivar Lovell chromosome G2, Prunus_persica_NCBIv2, whole genome shotgun sequence DNA encoding:
- the LOC109947029 gene encoding BTB/POZ domain-containing protein At4g08455-like isoform X2; translation: MKMKLHVEISSVFLFVFEHRNMKCISCEGKYDGDAGACRQCYEDLKAKVAFLAMSNRYPLTFCTDVVLLASDNGHPEGPAGGMAHEAVLASRSPVFKALLHNETKEIHINELWPQELGAFINYLYTAEICLDQDLARKLLVVAEKYQVHHLKDLCQKFLVSNLNRDNSLATYTFGHHHNDKQIIDAALMLITNNIEKLASSDEYAELKRSHPQLVIEIYEHIVASSTAPSVQALLLEELL
- the LOC18785069 gene encoding BTB/POZ domain-containing protein At4g08455; translation: MKMKLHVVEISSVFLFVFEHRNMKCTSCEGKYDGDAGACRQCYEDIKAKVAFLTISYEYPLTSFPDVVLYGSDDGHPDGPVKVMAHTVVLASRSPVFRAILENETKEIHIYELWPPQEFFAFVNYLYTAEICLDQQSARTLLVLAEKYQVHHLRDLCQKFLVSNLNCYNSLATYTLGHHHNDKQIIDAALTFITNNIEKLASSDEYAELKKSHPQLVIEIYERHFASL
- the LOC109947029 gene encoding BTB/POZ domain-containing protein At4g08455-like isoform X1 is translated as MKMKLHVEISSVFLFVFEHRNMKCISCEGKYDGDAGACRQCYEDLKAKVAFLAMSNRYPLTFCTDVVLLASDNGHPEGPAGGMAHEAVLASRSPVFKALLHNETKEIHINELWPQELGAFINYLYTAEICLDQDLARKLLVVAEKYQVHHLKDLCQKFLVSNLNRDNSLATYTFGHHHNDKQIIDAALMLITNNIEKLASSDEYAELKRSHPQLVIEIYEHIVASSTAPSVRSSLPSFQFNN